The proteins below are encoded in one region of Planctopirus limnophila DSM 3776:
- the dnaE gene encoding DNA polymerase III subunit alpha: MTSSRPFAHLHCHSQFSLLDGATRLDGLIKKVKASGMNSVAITDHGNLYGALDFYLMAKGAGVNPILGMEAYIAPGSRLEKSGASRMKEASYHLTLLAMNRVGFQNLVKLSSKAFIEGFYYKPRIDKEILEAHSEGLICLSGCAAGELSQHLLGERFEEAEKLCHWYSQTFGDRFFMEIQNAGYQIQRDCLERTVDLAKKMGLPLVATNDAHYLNTEDAAVQDVLLCVNTKSERSDPKRMKMEGNQLFVRTPEEMYAAFEGFEDAVARSQEIADRVDIDLDLKTRHFPVFTTPENKRDIDYLRELCEEGLKWRYGEENIRQEHRDRLAFELSVIEKMGYPSYFLIVWDFVRFAIEKGIPASARGSACGALVAYVLGLSHVCPIKYDLLFERFLDPSRTEPPDIDIDFCRDRRQDVIDYTKAKYGEANVSQIGTFGTLKAKAAIRDVGRVLAVPLKRVDEIAKLVPEELGIELKEALEKSSDLKAAYDTDPQIRELFDYAIQLEGLARSAGTHAAGVVVSDRPISDYVPLQTISGKTDLVTQWEGPTVEKAGLLKMDFLGLRNLTILDKAVKNVALHRGVTIDPVKLPLDDKETYALLQRGETKGIFQLESGGMRDLLTKMKPDSFNDIIATSALYRPGPLEGGMVMTYVEVKHKRAPLPRVHPIMDTILDETYGVMVYQEQVMRILNRLGGIELPQSYQCIKAISKKKLETIAKYKAQFVEGSQKNGLPEAKATELFEMIEKFAGYGFNKSHSTAYAAVAYQTAFLKAHYPAEFMAALLSCEMEDTDRINEHIDDCRRMNIEIVPPDINHCDVEFTVRGPRQVAFGLGAIKGVGEATTQAIVEARQLKGPFTSIFDLCERVDAKSLSKGSLEILVKAGALDSISPKRASQFACIERAVQAAQSLQKDKARGQKNLFGGDEADSQPGESTSSATLPDVPEWSHREKLAYEREVLGFYLTSHPLTEQAETIGRYTSYQAMQLAELEDGVEVMLGGMVSSIKKATTKKPSRNGHSRYVNFDLEDPTGVVRCIMWPEQYAVAGEKVVADEIRFVKGKVDKRSREPNVVIDQIWTMAEVERDFTKALAIKFQRGIHDAAVIQRVKDLLGKYPGKSEVIIVVDTIDEADPDQRLRYTALKPLPIKVSCNQDLREGLNDALGAGSVSLVAERRGMSRSGSIGR; the protein is encoded by the coding sequence ATGACTTCATCACGCCCCTTCGCACACCTGCATTGTCACTCACAGTTTAGCCTGCTGGATGGTGCGACAAGACTCGACGGTCTGATCAAAAAAGTTAAAGCTTCGGGGATGAACTCCGTCGCGATTACCGATCATGGGAATCTGTATGGCGCGCTCGACTTCTATCTGATGGCCAAAGGGGCTGGCGTTAACCCCATCCTGGGGATGGAAGCTTACATTGCTCCCGGGTCACGACTCGAAAAGTCCGGGGCCTCTCGTATGAAAGAGGCCAGTTACCATCTGACACTGCTGGCCATGAACCGAGTGGGATTCCAGAATCTTGTCAAACTTTCGTCCAAGGCATTCATTGAGGGCTTTTACTACAAGCCCCGCATCGATAAAGAAATTCTGGAAGCTCACAGCGAAGGATTGATTTGTCTTTCCGGTTGTGCGGCTGGAGAGCTTTCGCAGCATTTACTAGGTGAGCGATTCGAAGAGGCCGAGAAGCTGTGCCACTGGTATTCGCAGACATTTGGCGACCGCTTTTTTATGGAGATTCAGAACGCGGGATATCAGATCCAGCGGGATTGTCTCGAACGGACGGTCGATCTGGCGAAGAAAATGGGCTTACCACTCGTCGCCACCAATGACGCCCACTATCTGAATACCGAAGATGCCGCTGTTCAGGATGTCCTGCTCTGTGTGAATACGAAGTCGGAACGCAGTGACCCGAAGCGGATGAAAATGGAGGGTAACCAGCTCTTCGTTCGCACACCCGAGGAGATGTACGCGGCATTTGAGGGTTTCGAAGATGCCGTCGCGAGGTCACAGGAAATTGCTGATCGGGTCGATATTGATCTCGACCTGAAGACCAGGCACTTTCCTGTCTTTACCACGCCTGAAAACAAACGGGATATCGATTATCTGCGAGAACTGTGCGAAGAAGGTCTCAAATGGCGTTATGGCGAAGAGAATATCCGCCAGGAGCATCGCGATCGACTCGCTTTCGAGCTGAGTGTGATCGAGAAAATGGGCTATCCCAGCTACTTCCTGATTGTGTGGGACTTTGTTCGATTTGCTATCGAGAAAGGGATTCCCGCCAGTGCGAGAGGTTCGGCGTGCGGTGCTCTCGTCGCCTATGTGCTAGGGCTGAGTCATGTCTGCCCCATCAAGTACGATCTCCTCTTTGAACGCTTTCTTGATCCCAGTCGTACCGAGCCACCGGATATCGATATCGACTTCTGCCGGGATCGAAGGCAGGACGTGATTGACTACACCAAGGCCAAATACGGCGAAGCGAATGTTTCACAGATTGGCACCTTTGGAACATTGAAGGCCAAGGCCGCCATTCGCGATGTCGGCCGCGTGTTGGCAGTCCCACTGAAGCGTGTGGATGAGATTGCCAAGCTCGTCCCCGAAGAACTGGGTATTGAGTTAAAAGAGGCGCTAGAGAAAAGCAGTGATCTGAAAGCGGCCTACGATACAGACCCGCAGATTCGCGAGCTGTTTGATTACGCCATTCAACTCGAAGGCCTGGCCCGCAGTGCTGGCACTCATGCCGCAGGTGTGGTGGTTTCTGATCGTCCGATTTCCGACTACGTGCCACTGCAGACCATCAGTGGCAAGACAGACCTTGTCACGCAATGGGAAGGGCCCACAGTCGAGAAGGCCGGTCTTCTCAAAATGGACTTTCTCGGCCTGCGAAATCTCACAATTCTTGATAAGGCCGTCAAGAACGTTGCTCTTCATCGGGGAGTAACCATCGACCCAGTGAAGTTGCCACTCGATGACAAGGAGACTTACGCGCTTCTGCAGCGTGGTGAAACCAAGGGGATCTTTCAGCTCGAATCGGGCGGCATGCGCGACCTGCTGACCAAGATGAAGCCTGATAGTTTTAACGACATCATTGCAACATCGGCGCTTTATCGCCCTGGGCCACTGGAAGGTGGCATGGTGATGACTTATGTCGAAGTGAAGCATAAACGGGCACCGTTGCCGCGTGTTCATCCCATCATGGATACCATCCTGGATGAAACGTACGGCGTGATGGTTTACCAGGAACAGGTGATGCGAATTTTGAACCGGCTGGGTGGCATCGAATTGCCTCAGTCGTATCAGTGCATCAAAGCCATCAGTAAGAAAAAACTCGAGACAATTGCCAAGTATAAAGCTCAATTTGTGGAGGGATCGCAGAAGAACGGCTTGCCGGAGGCGAAAGCCACCGAACTGTTCGAAATGATCGAGAAGTTTGCCGGCTATGGCTTCAACAAATCTCACAGCACGGCCTATGCCGCAGTAGCCTACCAGACCGCTTTTTTGAAAGCGCATTATCCCGCAGAGTTCATGGCAGCGCTTCTTTCGTGCGAAATGGAAGACACCGACCGGATTAACGAGCATATTGATGATTGCCGGCGGATGAACATTGAGATTGTGCCGCCCGACATCAATCACTGCGATGTGGAATTCACGGTTCGCGGGCCACGTCAGGTGGCCTTTGGATTAGGAGCCATCAAAGGTGTTGGTGAGGCGACCACGCAGGCAATTGTCGAAGCTCGACAGTTGAAAGGCCCTTTCACCAGCATTTTTGATCTGTGTGAACGTGTCGATGCCAAGAGCCTGTCGAAGGGTTCATTGGAAATTCTCGTAAAGGCTGGGGCACTTGATAGTATTTCGCCGAAACGCGCTTCCCAGTTCGCGTGTATTGAGCGGGCTGTGCAGGCGGCACAGTCGCTACAGAAAGACAAAGCCCGGGGGCAGAAGAATCTGTTTGGCGGTGATGAAGCGGATTCTCAGCCCGGTGAAAGCACTTCGTCGGCGACACTTCCCGATGTGCCTGAATGGTCACATCGAGAAAAACTGGCTTATGAGCGAGAAGTTTTGGGATTTTACCTGACATCTCATCCGCTCACCGAGCAGGCCGAAACGATCGGTCGATACACGTCTTATCAGGCGATGCAACTGGCCGAACTTGAGGATGGTGTCGAGGTGATGCTGGGAGGGATGGTTTCCTCTATTAAGAAGGCCACCACAAAGAAGCCCAGCCGTAATGGGCACAGCCGGTATGTGAACTTCGATCTGGAAGATCCGACAGGTGTGGTGCGGTGCATTATGTGGCCTGAGCAGTATGCGGTGGCGGGCGAAAAAGTCGTTGCGGATGAGATTCGCTTCGTTAAGGGAAAGGTCGATAAGCGGAGCCGTGAGCCGAACGTGGTGATTGACCAGATCTGGACGATGGCCGAAGTGGAGCGGGATTTTACCAAAGCACTGGCGATCAAGTTCCAGCGGGGGATTCACGATGCGGCTGTGATTCAGCGAGTCAAAGATCTCCTGGGCAAATATCCTGGCAAATCCGAAGTGATCATTGTGGTGGATACCATCGATGAGGCGGATCCTGATCAGCGGTTGAGATACACGGCCCTTAAGCCCTTACCAATCAAGGTTTCGTGCAATCAGGATTTACGCGAAGGGCTGAATGATGCACTGGGCGCAGGAAGTGTCTCTCTGGTAGCCGAACGCCGAGGGATGTCGCGTTCGGGAAGTATTGGAAGGTAG